In one window of Tellurirhabdus rosea DNA:
- a CDS encoding MgtC/SapB family protein: MDFYEEDIYKLLLALLLGGAIGAEREYRSKSAGLRTMIMICVGSTLFTLVSHRLSPDHDRIAANIVNGIGFLGAGIIFREDSRVKGLTTAATVWAVSAIGMAIGGGFFDIALVGFGLIIGSLLMLSRLSVRISQFRQTREYRITTPFKNKTLNYYDKLFEECGLTAQRGPQLRLGSQIIGRWKVEGPEKAHEKCIKKLLNDPDVKEFEF; the protein is encoded by the coding sequence ATGGATTTTTACGAAGAGGATATTTACAAACTCCTGCTGGCGCTGCTGCTCGGAGGAGCTATCGGAGCGGAACGGGAGTACCGGAGTAAGTCCGCCGGTTTACGGACGATGATCATGATCTGCGTGGGTTCGACACTGTTCACGCTGGTGTCGCACCGGCTGAGTCCCGACCACGACCGCATTGCTGCCAACATCGTCAACGGCATTGGTTTTCTGGGGGCGGGCATCATTTTCCGAGAAGACAGCCGGGTGAAAGGGCTCACTACGGCCGCAACGGTCTGGGCCGTATCGGCCATCGGCATGGCTATTGGCGGCGGTTTTTTCGACATTGCGCTGGTTGGGTTTGGGCTCATCATCGGGTCCCTGCTGATGCTTTCCCGGCTGTCGGTTCGTATTTCGCAGTTCCGGCAAACCCGTGAATACCGCATCACGACGCCTTTCAAGAACAAGACGCTGAATTATTACGACAAGCTGTTTGAAGAGTGCGGGCTGACGGCGCAGCGCGGCCCGCAGCTACGGCTCGGCAGCCAGATCATCGGTCGCTGGAAGGTGGAGGGGCCGGAAAAGGCGCATGAAAAATGCATCAAGAAGCTGCTCAACGACCCGGACGTGAAGGAATTCGAGTTCTAA